A single Nycticebus coucang isolate mNycCou1 chromosome 16, mNycCou1.pri, whole genome shotgun sequence DNA region contains:
- the NFKBIZ gene encoding NF-kappa-B inhibitor zeta isoform X1: MIVDKLLDDSCGGDGLLDATGDCGLMTSPLNLAYFYGASPPAAAPGACDASCSSSGPSAPGSPGSGSDSSDFSASSVSSCGAVESRPRGGARAERLQVEPHMGVGRQQKGPFQGVRVKNSVKELLLHIRSHKQKASGQAVDDFKAQGVNIEQFTELKNTVSYSGKRKGPDSLPDGPACKRPTLHTPFLIPPQTPTPGESMEDILHNEPKQDSSANLLQNIMNIKNECSPVSLNTVQVSWMSPGGVSQSSPREQCQDFHGGQVFSPPQKYQPFQVSGSPQVMDQTSVYQCSPQNQNVEPQQHYSHNPTLEYSPYSRTSQSPNYEPILFDGQSSQFCPNQSFASLLSSHGQSDNITNPIQTSSSIQQQNDAHLQSFSMMPSSACEATGGHDMASTSLNTSLPFQNLIGNTMNTTQLGKSFFQWQVEQEESKLANISQDQFLSKDADGDTFLHIAVAQGRRALSYVLARKMNALHMLDIKEHNGQSAFQVAVAANQHLIVQDLVNLGAQVNTTDCWGRTPLHVCAEKGHSQVLQAIQKGAMRSNQFVDLEATNYDGLTPLHCAVIAHNAVVHELQRNQQPHSPEVQELLLKNKSLVDTIKCLIQMGAAVEAKDRKSGRTALHLAAEEANLELIRLFLELPSCLSFVNAKAYNGNTALHVAASLQYRVTQLDAVRLLMRKGADPSTRNLENEQPVHLVPDGPVGEQIRRILKGKSIQQRAPPY; the protein is encoded by the exons ATGATCGTGGACAAGCTGTTGGACGACAGCTGCGGCGGAGACGGGCTGCTAGACGCGACCGGCGACTGCGGCCTCATGACCAGCCCGCTCAACCTGGCGTATTTCTATGGCGCTTCGCCGCCCGCTGCCGCTCCGGGCGCCTGCGACGCCAGCTGCTCGTCGTCGGGTCCCTCCGCGCCGGGCTCGCCCGGCTCCGGCTCCGACTCCTCCGACTTCTCCGCCTCTTCCGTGTCCTCCTGCGGGGCCGTCGAGTCCCGGCCCAGAGGCGGCGCCCGCGCCGAGCGCCTGCAAG TTGAGCCCCATATGGGGGTTGGCAGGCAACAGAAAGGACCCTTTCAAGGTGTTCGCGTGAAAAATTCAGTGAAGGAACTCCTGTTGCACATCCGAAGTCATAAACAGAAGGCTTCTGGCCAAGCTGTGGATGATTTTAAG GCACAAGGTGTGAACATagagcagttcacag AATTAAAGAACACAGTATCATATAGTGGGAAAAGGAAAGGGCCTGATTCATTGCCTGATGGACCAGCTTGCAAGAGGCCAACTCTGCATACTCCATTTTTG ataCCACCTCAAACACCAACGCCCGGGGAGAGCATGGAAGATATTCTTCACAATGAACCCAAACAGGACAGCAGTGCCAATCTGCTTCAGAACATTATGAACATTAAGAATGAATGCAGCCCAGTTTCCCTGAACACAGTCCAAGTTAGCTGGATGAGCCCTGGGGGTGTTTCTCAGAGCTCCCCCCGAGAGCAGTGTCAGGACTTCCACGGAGGGCAGGTCTTCTCTCCACCTCAGAAATATCAGCCATTCCAAGTCAGTGGCTCCCCACAAGTGATGGACCAGACTTCTGTGTACCAGTGTTCTCCACAGAACCAGAATGTAGAGCCGCAGCAGCACTACTCCCACAACCCCACTCTGGAGTACAGTCCTTATTCCAGAACTTCCCAGTCTCCCAACTATGAACCAATCTTGTTTGATGGTCAATCATCACAGTTTTGCCCAAACCAAAGTTTTGCTTCCCTTCTAAGTAGTCATGGGCAATCTGACAATATTACTAATCCCATCCAGACTTCTTCCAGCATTCAGCAACAAAATGATGCTCATCTACAGAGCTTCAGCATGATGCCCAGCAGTGCCTGTGAGGCCACAGGGGGCCATGATATGGCCTCCACCTCTTTAAATACTTCGCTGCCCTTCCAAAACCTCATTGGAAATACAATGAACACCACACAGTTAGGGAAATCATTTTTTCAGTGGCAAGTAGAACAGGAAGAAAGCAAATTGGCAAATATTTCCCAAGACCAGTTTCTTTCAAAGGATGCCGATGGTGACAC CTTCCTTCACATTGCTGTTGCCCAAGGGAGAAGGGCACTTTCCTATGTTCTTGCAAGAAAGATGAATGCTCTTCACATGCTAGATATTAAAGAGCACAATGGACAG AGTGCCTTTCAGGTGGCAGTGGCTGCCAATCAGCATCTCATTGTACAGGATCTGGTGAACCTTGGGGCCCAGGTGAACACCACGGACTGCTGGGGAAGGACACCTCTGCACGTCTGTGCTGAGAAGGGCCACTCCCAGGTGCTTCAG gCAATTCAGAAGGGAGCAATGAGGAGCAATCAGTTTGTGGATCTTGAGGCAACTAACTATGATG GCCTGACGCCCCTTCATTGTGCAGTTATAGCTCACAATGCTGTGGTGCATGAACTCCAGAGAAATCAACAGCCTCATTCACCGGAAGTTCAGGAGCTTTTACTGAAGAATAAGAGTCTGGTTGATACCATTAAGTGTCTGATTCAAATGGGAGCAGCAGTGGAAGCAAAG GATCGTAAAAGTGGCCGCACAGCCCTGCATTTGGCAGCCGAAGAAGCAAATTTGGAACTCATTCGTCTCTTTTTGGAGCTGCCCAGTTGCTTGTCTTTCGTGAATGCAAAG GCATACAATGGAAACACTGCCCTCCACGTTGCTGCCAGCCTGCAGTACCGGGTGACACAGTTGGATGCAGTCCGCCTGTTGATGAGGAAGGGAGCAGACCCAAGTACTCGGAACTTGGAGAATGAACAGCCAGTGCATTTGGTTCCTGATGGCCCTGTGGGAGAACAG
- the NFKBIZ gene encoding NF-kappa-B inhibitor zeta isoform X2, whose amino-acid sequence MIVDKLLDDSCGGDGLLDATGDCGLMTSPLNLAYFYGASPPAAAPGACDASCSSSGPSAPGSPGSGSDSSDFSASSVSSCGAVESRPRGGARAERLQVEPHMGVGRQQKGPFQGVRVKNSVKELLLHIRSHKQKASGQAVDDFKAQGVNIEQFTELKNTVSYSGKRKGPDSLPDGPACKRPTLHTPFLIPPQTPTPGESMEDILHNEPKQDSSANLLQNIMNIKNECSPVSLNTVQVSWMSPGGVSQSSPREQCQDFHGGQVFSPPQKYQPFQVSGSPQVMDQTSVYQCSPQNQNVEPQQHYSHNPTLEYSPYSRTSQSPNYEPILFDGQSSQFCPNQSFASLLSSHGQSDNITNPIQTSSSIQQQNDAHLQSFSMMPSSACEATGGHDMASTSLNTSLPFQNLIGNTMNTTQLGKSFFQWQVEQEESKLANISQDQFLSKDADGDTFLHIAVAQGRRALSYVLARKMNALHMLDIKEHNGQSAFQVAVAANQHLIVQDLVNLGAQVNTTDCWGRTPLHVCAEKGHSQVLQAIQKGAMRSNQFVDLEATNYDGLTPLHCAVIAHNAVVHELQRNQQPHSPEVQELLLKNKSLVDTIKCLIQMGAAVEAKDRKSGRTALHLAAEEANLELIRLFLELPSCLSFVNAKAYNGNTALHVAASLQYRVTQLDAVRLLMRKGADPSTRNLENEQPVHLVPDGPVGEQVRVPGGRRSTCRRSLLMGEGRGHHAG is encoded by the exons ATGATCGTGGACAAGCTGTTGGACGACAGCTGCGGCGGAGACGGGCTGCTAGACGCGACCGGCGACTGCGGCCTCATGACCAGCCCGCTCAACCTGGCGTATTTCTATGGCGCTTCGCCGCCCGCTGCCGCTCCGGGCGCCTGCGACGCCAGCTGCTCGTCGTCGGGTCCCTCCGCGCCGGGCTCGCCCGGCTCCGGCTCCGACTCCTCCGACTTCTCCGCCTCTTCCGTGTCCTCCTGCGGGGCCGTCGAGTCCCGGCCCAGAGGCGGCGCCCGCGCCGAGCGCCTGCAAG TTGAGCCCCATATGGGGGTTGGCAGGCAACAGAAAGGACCCTTTCAAGGTGTTCGCGTGAAAAATTCAGTGAAGGAACTCCTGTTGCACATCCGAAGTCATAAACAGAAGGCTTCTGGCCAAGCTGTGGATGATTTTAAG GCACAAGGTGTGAACATagagcagttcacag AATTAAAGAACACAGTATCATATAGTGGGAAAAGGAAAGGGCCTGATTCATTGCCTGATGGACCAGCTTGCAAGAGGCCAACTCTGCATACTCCATTTTTG ataCCACCTCAAACACCAACGCCCGGGGAGAGCATGGAAGATATTCTTCACAATGAACCCAAACAGGACAGCAGTGCCAATCTGCTTCAGAACATTATGAACATTAAGAATGAATGCAGCCCAGTTTCCCTGAACACAGTCCAAGTTAGCTGGATGAGCCCTGGGGGTGTTTCTCAGAGCTCCCCCCGAGAGCAGTGTCAGGACTTCCACGGAGGGCAGGTCTTCTCTCCACCTCAGAAATATCAGCCATTCCAAGTCAGTGGCTCCCCACAAGTGATGGACCAGACTTCTGTGTACCAGTGTTCTCCACAGAACCAGAATGTAGAGCCGCAGCAGCACTACTCCCACAACCCCACTCTGGAGTACAGTCCTTATTCCAGAACTTCCCAGTCTCCCAACTATGAACCAATCTTGTTTGATGGTCAATCATCACAGTTTTGCCCAAACCAAAGTTTTGCTTCCCTTCTAAGTAGTCATGGGCAATCTGACAATATTACTAATCCCATCCAGACTTCTTCCAGCATTCAGCAACAAAATGATGCTCATCTACAGAGCTTCAGCATGATGCCCAGCAGTGCCTGTGAGGCCACAGGGGGCCATGATATGGCCTCCACCTCTTTAAATACTTCGCTGCCCTTCCAAAACCTCATTGGAAATACAATGAACACCACACAGTTAGGGAAATCATTTTTTCAGTGGCAAGTAGAACAGGAAGAAAGCAAATTGGCAAATATTTCCCAAGACCAGTTTCTTTCAAAGGATGCCGATGGTGACAC CTTCCTTCACATTGCTGTTGCCCAAGGGAGAAGGGCACTTTCCTATGTTCTTGCAAGAAAGATGAATGCTCTTCACATGCTAGATATTAAAGAGCACAATGGACAG AGTGCCTTTCAGGTGGCAGTGGCTGCCAATCAGCATCTCATTGTACAGGATCTGGTGAACCTTGGGGCCCAGGTGAACACCACGGACTGCTGGGGAAGGACACCTCTGCACGTCTGTGCTGAGAAGGGCCACTCCCAGGTGCTTCAG gCAATTCAGAAGGGAGCAATGAGGAGCAATCAGTTTGTGGATCTTGAGGCAACTAACTATGATG GCCTGACGCCCCTTCATTGTGCAGTTATAGCTCACAATGCTGTGGTGCATGAACTCCAGAGAAATCAACAGCCTCATTCACCGGAAGTTCAGGAGCTTTTACTGAAGAATAAGAGTCTGGTTGATACCATTAAGTGTCTGATTCAAATGGGAGCAGCAGTGGAAGCAAAG GATCGTAAAAGTGGCCGCACAGCCCTGCATTTGGCAGCCGAAGAAGCAAATTTGGAACTCATTCGTCTCTTTTTGGAGCTGCCCAGTTGCTTGTCTTTCGTGAATGCAAAG GCATACAATGGAAACACTGCCCTCCACGTTGCTGCCAGCCTGCAGTACCGGGTGACACAGTTGGATGCAGTCCGCCTGTTGATGAGGAAGGGAGCAGACCCAAGTACTCGGAACTTGGAGAATGAACAGCCAGTGCATTTGGTTCCTGATGGCCCTGTGGGAGAACAGGTGAGGGTCCCAGGAGGCAGACGAAGTACTTGTAGGCGCTCTCTTCTGATGGGTGAAGGCAGAGGCCATCATGCAGGATGA